A genome region from Gemmatimonadales bacterium includes the following:
- a CDS encoding ABC transporter permease gives MRRIFRLAGREPGVDDEVRDELESHLAHKVDALIQSGMSREDAESEARRQLGSMAETHRRTRAEAVAHRRRSRLSERWAAWMLDLRLVLRGLRRAPGYTMAASMILALGIGATLAVVAIADRLLLTPLPFADPDRVMVMFESHRAGGIRLPSYPTVQDWEAQAEGFDRIAYVPGTQMIWRRSEAAEAILVAFPTSAFFEALGTPPMLGRVLTREDDLAAARVAVLGYDFWRRYFGSDRSAIGATLSLVDGPVTIVGVMPPGFQLPSWAQIYLPFRALPAADQAAVAYRGNHADGLVVGRIAAGATRAGAEAALGVVASRLAEAHPVEQQGWTRVALIPVRDFLYDPLAYGNRGVPSPVRTVLLFGSGVALVLLIACANVAGLAMVRAQAVERELAVRAALGASRGSLIRLRLLESSVVALLGSALGLLLAGTMLRALQRAVPNLLPRLEEVRVEPRLGLAAVALAGAAALLSGLLPALRATRGPVAELVRSGRGSGGRTRAQQALVVGQVGLAVTLLVGAAVLTRSLIQVANTPIGFNPDRLLALSLYPDQARYPGPDATLALYRRVLDEVQRTPGVTAAALINHAPIGRAGIVTRLVVDGEAEQPGVSPPQAAFRLISPEYFATMGIPILRGRGYSDADLAGPNDGLIINDALARRHFGGTDPLGRRITVFRSARWLPDAGTPITGVVIGVVGDVRHFGAESTPSEEVYLPYTWNPWLFTNVVARASGAPDALVEPLWRTIAAIDPDLPRASGGQPNVTTFAQRLAIDRGPRRAMTVAAISVAATAFILAIVGLYGVVAYLVGLRRREIGVRTALGADASAVLGLVMRGGLALALAGAGIGLIGGWFAASLLRNLVYGVGVRDPLAFVLAPLIMLVVAALATYGPARHAARLDPVEVLKGE, from the coding sequence ATGCGCAGGATCTTCCGCCTTGCCGGTCGTGAACCGGGTGTCGACGACGAGGTCCGGGATGAGCTCGAAAGCCACCTGGCCCATAAAGTGGATGCGCTGATCCAGTCCGGAATGTCCCGCGAGGATGCCGAGTCGGAGGCGCGCCGGCAGCTGGGGTCGATGGCCGAGACACACCGTCGCACCAGGGCTGAGGCGGTGGCTCATCGTCGTCGGAGTCGCTTGAGCGAACGGTGGGCGGCCTGGATGCTCGACCTCAGGCTGGTTCTCCGCGGGCTCCGGCGTGCGCCGGGATATACCATGGCTGCCTCGATGATCCTCGCATTGGGGATCGGCGCTACCCTGGCGGTGGTCGCCATCGCCGACCGTCTGCTGCTGACGCCGCTGCCGTTTGCCGACCCCGATCGTGTCATGGTGATGTTCGAATCGCATCGCGCGGGCGGAATCCGCTTGCCCTCGTATCCCACCGTGCAGGACTGGGAGGCGCAGGCCGAGGGGTTTGACCGGATCGCCTACGTTCCGGGAACCCAGATGATCTGGCGGCGGAGCGAGGCGGCGGAGGCGATTCTGGTGGCCTTTCCCACCTCGGCGTTCTTCGAGGCGTTAGGCACGCCGCCCATGCTGGGTCGGGTTCTGACCCGCGAGGACGACCTCGCTGCCGCGCGGGTCGCCGTGCTGGGATACGACTTCTGGCGGCGCTACTTCGGCAGTGATCGGAGCGCGATAGGGGCTACCTTGTCGCTGGTCGACGGCCCTGTCACGATCGTCGGGGTGATGCCGCCCGGCTTCCAGTTGCCGTCGTGGGCGCAGATCTATCTGCCGTTTCGGGCGCTCCCTGCTGCGGACCAGGCAGCGGTAGCATACCGGGGTAACCATGCCGACGGGCTGGTGGTCGGCCGGATTGCCGCAGGGGCCACACGGGCCGGCGCCGAGGCTGCGCTGGGTGTGGTGGCCAGCCGGCTGGCGGAGGCGCATCCCGTCGAGCAGCAGGGCTGGACCCGGGTGGCGCTGATCCCGGTTCGCGACTTCCTCTATGATCCCCTGGCATATGGCAACCGTGGTGTGCCCAGCCCGGTGCGGACCGTCCTGTTGTTTGGGAGCGGGGTTGCGCTGGTGCTCCTCATTGCCTGTGCCAACGTCGCCGGGCTGGCGATGGTCCGGGCCCAGGCGGTCGAGCGCGAGCTCGCGGTGCGCGCCGCGCTTGGCGCGAGTCGCGGATCCCTGATTCGGTTGCGTCTGCTCGAGAGCAGCGTCGTAGCACTGCTCGGCTCCGCGCTGGGGCTACTGCTGGCAGGCACGATGCTCCGCGCACTGCAGCGCGCTGTCCCGAACCTGCTGCCCCGTCTCGAAGAGGTGCGAGTCGAGCCGCGGCTCGGTCTCGCCGCCGTTGCTCTGGCCGGGGCCGCGGCGTTGCTCAGCGGCCTGCTCCCCGCACTCCGCGCCACCCGCGGTCCCGTTGCGGAGCTCGTCAGGTCCGGTCGTGGCTCGGGTGGGCGGACCCGTGCTCAGCAGGCCCTCGTGGTTGGCCAGGTTGGGCTCGCGGTCACTCTGCTCGTCGGCGCCGCGGTTCTCACCCGGAGCCTGATCCAGGTGGCGAACACCCCGATCGGCTTTAATCCCGACCGACTGCTTGCGCTCTCCCTCTATCCGGATCAAGCTCGGTACCCCGGCCCCGACGCGACGCTGGCCCTCTACCGCCGCGTCCTCGACGAGGTGCAGCGCACCCCCGGGGTGACGGCCGCAGCGCTGATCAACCACGCGCCGATCGGCCGGGCTGGCATCGTGACGCGACTGGTGGTCGATGGTGAGGCCGAGCAACCCGGGGTCTCGCCGCCGCAGGCCGCCTTTCGCCTCATCTCGCCCGAGTATTTCGCAACGATGGGTATTCCGATTCTCCGGGGGCGGGGCTACTCCGATGCCGACCTGGCGGGGCCGAACGACGGCCTGATCATCAACGACGCACTGGCCCGCCGCCACTTTGGCGGCACGGATCCGCTGGGGAGACGGATCACGGTTTTCCGGTCCGCCCGCTGGCTCCCCGATGCCGGCACTCCGATCACCGGTGTGGTGATCGGCGTGGTCGGGGATGTTCGCCACTTCGGGGCAGAATCGACTCCATCGGAGGAGGTCTATCTCCCATATACCTGGAACCCCTGGCTATTCACGAACGTCGTTGCCCGCGCGAGCGGCGCCCCGGATGCCCTGGTCGAGCCGCTCTGGCGCACCATCGCAGCCATCGATCCTGATCTGCCGCGAGCGAGCGGCGGTCAGCCGAACGTCACGACCTTTGCGCAGCGGCTGGCGATCGATCGGGGGCCACGTCGAGCCATGACAGTGGCGGCAATCAGTGTTGCCGCGACAGCCTTCATTCTCGCGATCGTCGGACTGTACGGGGTGGTGGCCTACCTGGTTGGCCTCAGGCGTCGTGAGATCGGGGTGCGAACTGCGCTCGGCGCGGATGCCAGCGCCGTGCTGGGCCTCGTCATGCGGGGAGGTCTCGCGCTCGCGCTGGCCGGCGCGGGAATCGGCCTGATCGGGGGCTGGTTCGCGGCTTCCCTGCTGCGGAACCTCGTGTACGGCGTTGGTGTTCGGGATCCCCTCGCGTTCGTGCTGGCCCCCCTGATCATGCTCGTGGTTGCCGCGCTGGCAACGTACGGGCCGGCCCGCCACGCCGCGCGCCTCGATCCGGTCGAAGTGCTCAAGGGCGAATAA
- a CDS encoding PadR family transcriptional regulator, whose amino-acid sequence MAGLDLLQGTLDILILRTLSWGRALHGYAITTWIKERTDQALLVEEGALYPALHRLEKRGLLESEWGLSENNRRAKYYRLTAKGRRELRAATAAWDRYVEAVAKVLRPVERSAG is encoded by the coding sequence ATGGCAGGCCTCGATCTTCTGCAGGGCACTCTCGACATTCTGATCCTTCGAACGCTGTCGTGGGGCCGGGCGTTGCACGGGTATGCGATCACGACCTGGATCAAGGAACGCACGGATCAGGCGCTTCTGGTCGAAGAGGGGGCACTCTATCCGGCGCTGCACCGCCTCGAGAAGCGGGGCTTACTGGAGTCGGAATGGGGCCTGTCTGAGAACAATCGGCGCGCCAAGTACTATCGCTTGACGGCAAAGGGGCGGCGCGAGCTTCGGGCGGCCACGGCGGCTTGGGACCGCTATGTCGAGGCCGTGGCCAAGGTGCTTCGCCCCGTCGAGCGATCGGCGGGCTGA
- a CDS encoding type II secretion system F family protein, with the protein MAVFEYTAKNTTSGQIMKGTLDVPSKDDVMAYLKKNRLLLVTVREQPKQYAFKLPGAGRVTTRDLVIFTRQFATMINAGLPLVQSLTILAQQTENKALKDIVKQVVFDVEAGNTLADAFRKHPKAFPDLYVNMVAAGEAGGILDTILLRLATFLEKNDALIRKVKGAMVYPAVIISVAVIAIAVLLIFVIPTFEAMFATVAMELPLPTRIVIALSSGLIQWWWVILGSIAAAIFLGRQYYLTPNGRRTVDGALLRAPVIGDLLRKSAVSRFTRTLGTLISSGVSILDGLEITAKTAGNRVIHDAVMQSRASIAGGDTIAGPLQASNVFPPMVISMIAVGEQTGGLDDMLSKIADFYDAEVDVAVSALLSLMEPIMIVVLGVIVGGMVVAMYLPIFDMVNAVQ; encoded by the coding sequence ATGGCCGTATTCGAGTATACCGCGAAGAACACGACGAGCGGACAGATCATGAAGGGTACCCTCGACGTCCCGTCCAAGGACGACGTCATGGCGTACCTCAAGAAGAACCGGCTGCTGCTCGTCACGGTTCGAGAGCAACCGAAACAGTACGCGTTCAAGCTGCCAGGAGCGGGCCGCGTAACCACCCGCGACCTCGTCATCTTCACGCGACAGTTTGCCACCATGATCAATGCGGGTCTGCCACTGGTGCAGTCCCTCACCATTCTGGCCCAGCAAACCGAGAACAAGGCGCTCAAGGACATCGTCAAGCAGGTCGTCTTCGACGTCGAAGCCGGTAACACGCTCGCCGATGCGTTCCGCAAGCATCCGAAGGCATTTCCGGATCTCTACGTCAACATGGTGGCGGCCGGCGAGGCGGGCGGTATTCTCGACACGATCCTCCTCCGCCTGGCGACCTTCCTCGAAAAGAACGACGCCCTGATCCGCAAGGTCAAAGGCGCGATGGTCTACCCGGCCGTGATCATCTCGGTGGCCGTGATTGCCATCGCGGTCCTGCTGATCTTCGTAATTCCGACGTTCGAGGCGATGTTCGCGACGGTCGCGATGGAACTCCCGCTGCCGACCCGGATCGTGATCGCCCTGTCGAGCGGATTGATCCAATGGTGGTGGGTTATCCTCGGCAGCATCGCGGCGGCCATCTTCCTCGGCCGACAATACTACCTGACGCCGAACGGACGCCGTACCGTCGACGGTGCCCTCCTGCGAGCACCAGTCATTGGTGACTTGCTCCGCAAGTCGGCAGTGTCCCGGTTCACCCGGACGCTCGGCACCCTGATTTCCTCTGGTGTGTCGATCCTCGATGGGCTCGAGATCACCGCCAAGACCGCGGGCAACCGGGTCATTCACGACGCCGTGATGCAGTCCCGGGCCTCGATTGCCGGTGGTGATACGATAGCCGGGCCGCTCCAGGCGTCCAATGTCTTTCCGCCGATGGTGATCTCGATGATCGCGGTCGGTGAGCAAACCGGCGGCCTCGACGACATGTTGTCCAAGATCGCGGACTTCTATGATGCAGAGGTGGACGTGGCGGTGAGCGCACTGCTCTCGCTGATGGAGCCGATCATGATCGTGGTGCTCGGCGTCATCGTCGGCGGCATGGTGGTGGCGATGTACCTGCCGATCTTCGACATGGTCAACGCGGTTCAGTAA
- a CDS encoding type IV pilus twitching motility protein PilT, whose protein sequence is MSESDLRVQDGAAGGAAGQNRLNLRSLLQEMIDKDASDLHITAGERPKLRIDGDIGDCSVDHVLTPKDTIQLAYSVLTESQKKRFELDDELDFSFGIQNLARFRGNVFKQRGCVAMVLRMIPFSVRTFDELGLPPVMARLSERPRGLILVTGPTGSGKSTTLAAVIDKINKDRKGHIITVEDPIEFIHRHQSCIVNQREVGTDTKSFSAALKYALREDPDVILVGEMRDLETVAAALTIAETGHLVLATLHTNSAAESINRIIDVFPHNQQSQIRAQLAFVLEGVVTQTLLQRARGRGRVMACEIMVATPAIRALIRDDKIHQIYSALQSGKKHGMQTMTDSLYQLYMTREVVKEECLRVAQEPNEFLRMIGEKPMDEQAIAELPKEKSDRVLARR, encoded by the coding sequence ATGAGCGAGAGCGACCTGCGGGTTCAGGATGGTGCGGCGGGCGGGGCCGCAGGGCAGAACCGGCTCAATCTCCGGTCACTCCTCCAGGAGATGATCGACAAGGATGCGTCCGATCTGCACATCACGGCCGGTGAGCGGCCCAAGCTGCGGATCGACGGCGACATTGGCGACTGTTCCGTCGATCATGTGCTGACACCAAAGGACACCATCCAGCTGGCGTACTCGGTCCTGACCGAGTCGCAGAAGAAGCGGTTCGAACTCGACGACGAACTCGACTTCTCGTTCGGGATCCAGAATCTGGCCCGCTTCCGCGGCAACGTGTTCAAACAGCGCGGCTGTGTGGCCATGGTGCTTCGGATGATTCCTTTCAGCGTCCGCACCTTCGACGAACTTGGTCTTCCTCCTGTCATGGCTCGCCTTTCCGAGCGGCCGCGGGGGCTGATCCTGGTGACTGGCCCGACCGGTTCCGGAAAGTCGACGACGCTTGCTGCGGTGATCGACAAGATCAACAAGGATCGTAAGGGTCACATCATTACGGTCGAAGATCCCATCGAGTTCATCCATCGCCACCAGAGCTGTATCGTCAACCAGCGCGAGGTTGGGACGGATACCAAGTCGTTCTCGGCGGCGCTCAAGTATGCGCTTCGCGAAGACCCGGACGTGATTCTGGTAGGCGAAATGCGCGACCTGGAAACGGTGGCCGCCGCGCTGACGATCGCGGAAACCGGCCATCTGGTGCTGGCCACATTGCACACCAATTCTGCCGCAGAGTCGATCAACCGCATCATCGACGTCTTTCCCCATAATCAGCAGTCGCAGATTCGGGCCCAGCTCGCCTTTGTGCTCGAGGGGGTCGTAACCCAGACCCTGTTGCAGAGAGCCAGGGGCCGCGGGCGGGTCATGGCCTGCGAAATCATGGTCGCCACTCCGGCGATCCGCGCCCTGATTCGCGACGACAAAATCCATCAGATCTACTCGGCGCTGCAGTCCGGCAAGAAGCATGGAATGCAGACCATGACGGATTCTCTGTACCAGCTGTACATGACACGAGAAGTAGTCAAGGAAGAATGCCTTCGGGTTGCTCAGGAGCCCAACGAGTTCCTGCGCATGATCGGCGAGAAGCCCATGGACGAGCAGGCCATTGCCGAACTGCCCAAGGAAAAGAGCGACCGCGTGCTGGCTCGGCGATAG
- the pilB gene encoding type IV-A pilus assembly ATPase PilB — protein MAMVAAPPGVGDRLGEILLSENLLTREQLSQALTEQKSSGHRLGYVLVKLGLLSEVDVTKILARQHRVPAVDLSRFEVDSKILKLIPTDVARKHCVLPLKREGRTLTVAMADPTDHGLLQDLKFITRFDLFPVLAGEYTLRGLIDKYYDVGEGAQQAQLQEILKDMEGLGLTDDLELVEDQEDENVSQAQINDAPVVKLINGILTDAVKRGASDIHVECFEHEMRVRYRVDGVLQEVMKPPIKLRAALISRIKILSQLNIAERRIPQDGRLKLKMGPKVIDFRVSTLPCLFGEKIVLRILDKGNLTLDLSTFGFEPKAEADLLRNILNPYGMVLVTGPTGSGKTTTLYSALQRINTIETNIMTAEDPVEYNLMGINQVQVRPEIGLTFAAALRAFLRQDPNVVMIGEIRDLETGGIGIKAALTGHLVLSTLHTNDAPSTITRMIDMGIEPFNVAAAVNLVVAQRLVRRICSNCKAPAKYKEEELRALNDNVEAVRGMAFQKGTGCDACGGTGYKGRAGLYEVMTMSHELRRMVLRGASVAELRDQAVKEGMLTLRMDGYKKIERGVTTLEEVVKETSA, from the coding sequence ATGGCAATGGTGGCGGCCCCCCCCGGCGTCGGTGATCGTTTGGGTGAGATTCTCCTTTCGGAGAACCTGCTGACCCGCGAGCAGCTGAGCCAGGCGTTGACGGAACAGAAGAGTTCCGGTCATCGCCTGGGCTATGTGCTTGTCAAGCTCGGTCTCCTGTCCGAGGTCGACGTAACCAAGATCCTGGCGCGCCAGCACCGGGTGCCTGCCGTCGATCTGTCCCGGTTCGAAGTCGACTCCAAGATTCTCAAACTGATTCCGACCGATGTGGCTCGGAAGCACTGCGTGCTGCCGCTCAAGCGGGAGGGTCGCACGCTCACGGTCGCGATGGCCGACCCGACCGATCACGGTCTGTTGCAGGATCTCAAGTTCATTACCCGATTTGATCTGTTCCCCGTGCTGGCCGGCGAGTACACGCTCCGGGGACTGATCGACAAGTATTACGACGTCGGCGAAGGTGCGCAGCAGGCCCAGCTGCAGGAAATTCTCAAGGATATGGAGGGCCTTGGGCTGACCGATGATCTCGAACTGGTCGAGGACCAGGAGGACGAGAACGTCAGTCAGGCCCAGATCAATGACGCGCCGGTCGTCAAGCTGATCAACGGCATCCTGACCGACGCGGTCAAGCGCGGCGCCTCGGACATCCATGTCGAGTGTTTCGAACACGAAATGCGGGTTCGCTACCGCGTTGACGGTGTGCTCCAGGAAGTGATGAAGCCGCCGATCAAACTGCGCGCAGCGCTGATTTCCCGGATCAAGATTCTTTCGCAGCTGAACATTGCCGAGCGCCGGATTCCGCAGGACGGTCGGCTCAAGCTCAAGATGGGCCCCAAGGTCATCGACTTCCGCGTCTCGACCCTGCCGTGTCTCTTCGGAGAGAAGATCGTGCTCCGAATCCTCGACAAGGGGAACCTGACGCTCGACCTCAGCACCTTCGGGTTCGAACCCAAGGCGGAAGCGGACCTGCTGCGTAACATCCTCAATCCGTACGGGATGGTGCTGGTCACCGGCCCGACCGGCTCGGGCAAGACGACGACGCTCTACTCGGCGCTGCAGCGGATCAACACGATCGAAACCAACATCATGACGGCCGAGGATCCGGTCGAGTACAATTTGATGGGGATCAACCAGGTGCAGGTGCGGCCGGAAATCGGGCTGACCTTTGCCGCCGCACTTCGCGCCTTCCTGCGGCAGGATCCCAACGTCGTCATGATCGGTGAAATCCGAGATCTCGAGACGGGCGGCATCGGTATCAAGGCTGCCTTGACAGGTCACCTGGTGCTCTCGACGCTCCATACCAACGATGCGCCGAGCACGATTACCCGTATGATCGACATGGGAATCGAGCCCTTCAACGTCGCGGCGGCCGTCAACCTGGTCGTGGCGCAGCGACTGGTACGGCGGATCTGCTCCAATTGCAAGGCGCCAGCGAAGTACAAGGAAGAGGAACTCCGGGCGCTCAACGATAATGTCGAAGCTGTGCGTGGCATGGCGTTCCAGAAAGGTACCGGTTGTGACGCCTGCGGCGGCACGGGCTACAAGGGCCGAGCGGGCCTGTACGAAGTCATGACCATGAGTCATGAGCTGCGGCGGATGGTGCTGCGTGGCGCATCGGTGGCGGAGCTGCGGGATCAGGCCGTCAAAGAAGGTATGCTGACCTTGCGGATGGACGGCTACAAGAAGATCGAGCGAGGCGTGACGACCCTGGAAGAAGTGGTCAAGGAGACGTCGGCATGA
- a CDS encoding helix-hairpin-helix domain-containing protein, producing the protein MEAHFGTMSPKERLAIASLLAVAALGHALRAVALGSSDAPGGLQLLSGVVPGDPAGHRAASARLGRPLRADEQIDLNRATVAELTRLPKVGPGLARRMVRIRDSLGGFASLGEVDAVPGVGPALFRAIGPHLALGDTLRIQGRRPALRGVAIPPPVPLPPNVVAGPEGLRGGSERPRTGPRVRVNSASQAELERLPGIGPSRAKAIVAYRQRHGPFASVADLAKVPGITRRLVTQMAPQVAIP; encoded by the coding sequence GTGGAAGCGCATTTTGGCACGATGTCGCCCAAAGAACGTCTCGCAATCGCCTCATTGCTGGCAGTTGCCGCGCTTGGCCACGCGCTCCGCGCCGTCGCGCTGGGCTCGTCCGATGCCCCGGGCGGGTTGCAACTCCTGTCGGGCGTAGTGCCTGGGGATCCCGCAGGGCATCGGGCCGCGTCGGCGCGGCTCGGGCGCCCGCTTCGGGCGGATGAGCAGATCGATCTCAATCGAGCCACGGTCGCCGAGCTGACGAGACTGCCCAAGGTCGGGCCAGGGCTGGCTCGCCGGATGGTCAGAATTCGGGACAGTCTTGGCGGTTTCGCCTCTCTTGGCGAGGTCGACGCGGTTCCCGGGGTCGGGCCGGCCCTCTTCCGGGCCATCGGGCCCCATCTCGCGCTCGGCGATACTCTTCGGATCCAGGGCCGCCGCCCGGCACTGCGGGGGGTCGCGATCCCGCCGCCGGTGCCGCTGCCACCGAACGTGGTCGCCGGTCCTGAGGGGTTGCGCGGCGGTAGTGAGAGGCCCCGGACCGGGCCGCGGGTCCGCGTCAACTCGGCCAGCCAGGCGGAGCTGGAACGCCTCCCGGGGATCGGCCCAAGTCGTGCAAAAGCCATAGTGGCATATCGCCAAAGGCACGGGCCATTCGCGTCGGTGGCGGACCTGGCCAAGGTCCCGGGAATCACCAGGCGGCTGGTAACTCAAATGGCGCCTCAAGTTGCGATCCCGTGA
- a CDS encoding M28 family peptidase: MVRSALLVLALGVVGCQSSQPPVPEIDGQAALAYARAQVEMGPRIPGSEGHRRTGQWLDSLLRMRADTVITQEWTHVTLQGDSLPMRNLVARFRPDAAHRILFLAHWDTRPVADADTGARAKQPVPGANDGASGVAVLLAMADVLSARPPEVGVDLLMVDGEDYGDFSEDADVLIGSRYYAKHQIGPKPEYAILLDMVGAANSRFRKEGYSVTAAPALVDAVWAMAKRMGYDALFVDQIGPAITDDHIPLQQVGIRAIDVIADFGAGTGFPYWHTVDDTVDKLSAATLEAVGNVMMAMIREARPSR, from the coding sequence ATGGTACGTTCAGCACTGCTGGTGCTCGCCCTTGGGGTGGTTGGCTGTCAGTCGAGCCAGCCGCCGGTACCCGAGATCGACGGCCAGGCTGCGCTTGCCTACGCCAGGGCGCAAGTCGAAATGGGGCCCCGTATTCCGGGGTCAGAGGGTCATCGCCGCACCGGGCAGTGGCTCGACAGTCTGCTGCGGATGCGCGCCGACACCGTGATCACGCAGGAATGGACCCATGTGACCCTTCAGGGAGACTCCCTGCCGATGCGGAACCTGGTCGCACGGTTCCGGCCGGACGCCGCACACCGGATACTCTTCCTGGCCCATTGGGACACCCGACCGGTGGCCGATGCGGACACGGGGGCCCGTGCCAAGCAACCGGTTCCGGGCGCCAATGACGGGGCCTCGGGGGTCGCCGTCCTCCTGGCCATGGCGGATGTGCTGTCCGCTCGGCCGCCGGAGGTCGGAGTCGACTTGCTGATGGTTGACGGTGAGGACTACGGTGACTTCAGCGAAGACGCTGATGTGCTGATCGGGTCGCGCTACTATGCCAAGCACCAGATCGGCCCGAAACCGGAGTACGCCATCCTGCTCGACATGGTCGGCGCTGCGAACTCACGCTTTCGGAAAGAGGGCTATTCCGTGACCGCAGCCCCCGCGCTGGTCGACGCGGTTTGGGCTATGGCAAAACGAATGGGATACGACGCCCTGTTCGTCGACCAGATCGGGCCGGCCATTACGGATGACCATATTCCGCTGCAGCAGGTGGGCATCCGCGCCATCGATGTGATTGCCGACTTCGGGGCGGGCACCGGGTTCCCGTACTGGCATACGGTCGATGACACGGTCGACAAGCTGAGTGCCGCCACGCTCGAGGCGGTCGGCAATGTGATGATGGCGATGATTCGAGAGGCGCGCCCATCTCGGTAG
- a CDS encoding LptF/LptG family permease encodes MRLLRGHILRSIIGPFVFSLGACTGLLLVNQLAKQFGNLVGKDLPWQVIVEVLTLSIPFIVALTLPMAVLVAVLYGYSQLGADNEITAMRASGLSVMQMLRPALVAGILMMLISFVFVDQVLPRTNARLGNLQTDIGQKKPAFQMREQAINQLPPYFVRAGRVYPGSGRLTDVEIFDLSLATGRRVVYADSGVMAFDERGVDLALTLYTGKVHEYITAEPSKIRITHFDRNLIRVKNVQNMFDRDTANFHRGDREMTTCEMMDQVSYADRRALVSDDQRYSLAVHDLRNLMRLKLPIVEPGPVPDVVRHCGRWRVIERAIGRVILPQVATAQEPAPVPATTPAGQDTAAIDSTSPGVVAAPIPDQTAPPSISTLGEVTSAAYDGRQARVTSAKFKVEIHKKYAISVACLTFVLIGVALALRFPRGGMGLVIGGGLSIFAVFYVGLVGGEALADRGYVKPALVMWAPNAVVLLVGLIGLFRVNREFGSTRGGDFADLLDTLTRPFRRKPKAA; translated from the coding sequence ATGCGCCTGCTCCGCGGTCACATCCTCCGTTCGATCATCGGCCCGTTCGTTTTTTCGCTCGGGGCCTGCACCGGCCTCCTGCTCGTCAACCAGCTTGCCAAGCAGTTCGGGAACCTGGTCGGTAAGGACCTTCCCTGGCAGGTCATCGTCGAAGTCCTGACACTGAGCATTCCGTTTATCGTCGCGCTGACGCTGCCGATGGCGGTTCTGGTGGCCGTGCTGTACGGCTACAGTCAGCTTGGCGCCGACAACGAGATTACTGCCATGCGTGCGAGTGGCCTCAGCGTGATGCAGATGCTCAGACCGGCTCTCGTCGCTGGCATCCTGATGATGCTGATCAGCTTCGTCTTCGTCGATCAGGTGCTGCCCCGCACCAATGCGCGGCTCGGTAACCTGCAGACGGACATCGGCCAGAAGAAGCCTGCCTTCCAGATGCGGGAGCAGGCCATCAATCAGCTGCCGCCGTACTTCGTCCGAGCCGGACGGGTGTATCCGGGCTCCGGTCGCCTGACCGACGTCGAAATCTTCGACTTGAGCCTGGCAACCGGTCGGCGGGTGGTGTACGCCGACAGCGGCGTGATGGCCTTCGACGAGCGGGGGGTCGACCTCGCCCTGACGCTCTACACCGGGAAGGTGCACGAGTACATCACAGCGGAGCCCTCCAAGATCCGGATCACCCATTTCGATCGCAACCTGATCCGGGTCAAGAACGTCCAGAACATGTTCGACCGCGACACCGCCAATTTCCATCGTGGCGACCGCGAGATGACGACCTGCGAGATGATGGACCAGGTCAGCTACGCCGACCGGCGCGCCCTGGTCTCCGACGATCAGCGGTACTCCCTTGCCGTGCATGACCTTCGCAACCTGATGCGACTCAAGCTCCCGATCGTGGAGCCGGGGCCGGTCCCCGATGTCGTCCGGCACTGCGGGCGGTGGCGGGTCATCGAGCGCGCCATTGGGCGCGTCATTCTGCCCCAAGTGGCCACCGCGCAAGAACCAGCTCCGGTGCCCGCAACCACACCGGCAGGTCAGGACACGGCAGCGATCGACTCGACCAGCCCGGGTGTGGTGGCCGCTCCGATTCCGGACCAGACGGCGCCGCCCTCCATCAGTACGCTTGGTGAAGTGACCTCGGCCGCCTATGACGGCCGTCAGGCGCGGGTCACCTCCGCCAAGTTCAAGGTCGAGATCCACAAGAAGTACGCCATCAGTGTTGCCTGCCTGACGTTCGTGCTGATCGGGGTGGCCCTGGCGCTGCGCTTCCCGCGGGGCGGCATGGGCCTGGTCATCGGCGGCGGGCTCTCGATCTTTGCCGTCTTTTATGTCGGGCTGGTCGGCGGCGAGGCGCTGGCCGATCGCGGTTACGTCAAGCCAGCACTCGTCATGTGGGCTCCCAATGCCGTTGTCTTGCTGGTCGGCCTGATCGGCCTCTTCCGGGTCAACCGTGAGTTCGGATCGACCCGCGGTGGAGACTTTGCAGATCTGCTCGATACGTTGACGCGGCCGTTCCGCCGCAAGCCGAAAGCGGCCTGA